In Pleurocapsa minor HA4230-MV1, the genomic window GACCAAACTATGCGTATATTCTGCCAGGATTTTTGGGTAAATCGATCTAATGGAACAGGAGGAACATCAGGCTGTCGTGGATCTGCACCCACAGTCAAGGATAGACATAAGCTTAAATCTTCAATCGAACGAGCAAAAGAGCCAACTGTCATTAACTGACGAATACATTTAGGCATTCCAGGCGCTTCAGGAATATGCCCTGCTGTTGATATACGGCGATCTGTTGGCTTTAAGGCAAATACGCCACAAAAATGTGCAGGCTGACGAGTTGAACCAGAAGTATCATTACCCAAATCTAACGCCGAAAAACCACTAGCGATCGCTGCTGCTGAACCGCCAGAACTACCTCCAGATGTATAATTTAAATTCCAAGGGTTATTTACCCGTCCAAAAAGCTTGTTAGTACTTTGATAATCACTTGCCATTTCCGCAAGATTAGTTTTACCAAGTATAATTACTCCTGCTTGTCGCAAACGCGCCACAACTGTTGCATCTTGAGCTGGAATATAATTTCTTAACGGTTTATAGCCTGCGGTAGTCAATAATTCTGCTGTTTCAAAGGTGTCTTTAACGGTAACGGGAACACCGTGTAATGCTCCCCAATTTTCACCTCTAGCTAAAGCTTCATCTGCTTCTTTGGCTCTGGTTCTCGCTCTAACTGTATCTAAAGTCGCGATCGCATTTATCTTACCGTTATGTTTTTTAATTTGTTCTAGATAAGCCTCTACAACCTCTACAGAAGAAACTTCTCGATCCCGAATCATCTGCGCCAGTTGACTTGCAGTAGCAAACACTATATTCATTGCTAACAACCTAATAGAATATATCTAATTAAGTTAATTATATTCACTTTTAGTTAATTACGTTAACTAATTATTGCTCACTGCTCACTGAAAATGGGTCGTCCAACCAAAGAAAATTCCTTAACTAGACAAGATGTAATTGAAGCTGCGATCGCTTGTATTGAAAAAGAAGGTGCATCAGCTTTGGGTGTCAATCGTGTTGCGAGGGAATTGGGTATTAAACCTCCAGCTATTTATAAACATCTCAACGGGAATGCAGAATTGAAAAAAGTTGTGGCATTAGCAATATATAAAGTTTATTTCGCTGAATTGAGTCAGAAAACTGCAAGTATCAAAGAACCTCGTGCTTGTTTAAAAGCTGGTGGTTTTGCTAGTCGAGATTTTGCCCGATCGCATCCTGGGCTATTTCAAGTAATGATGCAGTTCCAATTACAACCAAACGATCCAGAATCGGCTGCGGTGATTCAAGAATCTCAGGCTTTATTTAAAACTCTGTTTGATTCTCCAAACTTAAGCAAAACCAAATTAATCGACATTATGCGAATAGTAAATTCAACAATTGTTGGTTTTATTAGCCTAGAACAATCTGGATTATTAACTTTACCTCGATCTACCGATGATAGTTTTGAGGTTATGCTTGATGCTTTAATTGAAGCAATAGAATATATAAGGTCTTGCTGATTGACAAGATTAAGCTGAGATGTCGATTAAATATGAATTAATTATTTATTGGAGCGAAACTGATTCCGCTTTTATTGTCGAAGTCCCAGAGTTACCTGGATGTATGGCGGAGGGACAAACTTACGTTGAAGCTGTAACTAATGCAGAAATCGTTATCCAAGAATGGATTGAAACCGCTCAAGAATTAGGGCGTTCTATTCCTATTCCTAAAGGACGGTTACTTTATGCTTAATCCAGAGTCGCTTGTAGATAAATTGCTTAACTTGCTTGAAGCAATAAAATATATAAAAACGAATTAAACTGTGTGCAAAACTTCTTTATGAACTCAAGCCCTAACCAAATTTATCCTGTTGTTTGGCAGGATGATCATGTATTGTTAATCGATCAAACTCGTTTGCCAGAAGAATATAGTCATGTGGCGATTAGTCGCAGTTCTGACATGGCACAAGCAATAAAAACAATGATTGTGCGTGGTGCGCCTGCTATTGGGGTGGCAGCAGCCTACGGTATGTATTTAGGTGCAACGGAGATTGAAACAAAGGATCTTCAAGAGTTTCTGGCACATCTCCAACAGGTTGGCGATCTCTTAAAGCAAACTCGCCCGACGGCAGTAAATTTATTCTGGGCGATCTCGCGGATGCTGAAAACTGCTCATGAAGAAATTGGCACAGTTGCCGAAATAAAACGTACCCTACTGCAAACTGCGCAACAGATCCAGATAGAAGACTTAGCCACCTGTCAGGCAATTGGCGATCGCGGTTTAAGTATCTTGCCTTCTAGCCCAAGCAAATTGCGCATTTTGACTCACTGTAATGCGGGTTCGTTAGCTACCGCAGGATATGGCACGGCTTTGGGGGTGATTCGTTCTGCGTGGCGAGAAGAGCGTTTAGAGAGAGTATATGCCGATGAGACTCGTCCTCGTCTCCAGGGGGCAAAATTAACCGCCTGGGAATGCGTTCAAGAAGGAATTCCCGTTACCGTAATTACTGACAGCATGGCGGCTCACTGTATGCAACGAAACATGATCGATCTGGTGGTTGTGGGGGCAGATCGTATTGCTGCTAATGGGGATGCTGCCAACAAAATTGGTACTTATGCTCTAGCGATCGCAGCCAAAGCTCATAATGTTCCTTTCTATGTTGCAGCACCTTTTTCCACCATTGATTTTGATTTAGCTGATGGCAGCCAAATTCCCATTGAAGAAAGAGATGCAGAAGAAATAGCTCAGATTGGAGATACTGCCATCTGTGTTGCAGGAGTAGAATTTTATAATCCTGCTTTCGACGTTACTCCCGCCAATTTAATCAACGCCATCATTACTGAAAAAGGAGCAATTCAACCCAGTGCTTTAATTGATTATCGTAACGCAGTAGCCTAAAGACACAAGTTGGATAATTCTCCATCTAAAAAAGATAAAAATTTAAGTGAACTAAAAATAGTTTTAGTTCGCTTTGATTCTAATTCACCTCAATCACTCGCTCTTAAATTAAATTTAAAATTAAATTTATTTATTTATTTATTTATTCATGCTTGATTGTTCTTTACTCAGCCATTCAACAGGCTTATAAGTCCCAAAAACTATATCCCACCAGTCGATCGCCAGTCCAAAATTACTATCCCACTGGTTGTTTTTATGGTGAATATAGTGAATGGGCATCTTCATCCAGAAACATTTATGGGGATTATGATGTTGAATTTGGTGAGCATAAGAAGCGAATGCAGCAAATGCGACAGTCCCAGATATCATAATTAATCCAACTGATAGAGAGATAAAAAAAGCTGGCAACACCAATAATGAAACTAAACTAAAATCGAGGAAATCGCCAACGAATCCTTTGGTGGTATTACTGCGATGATGACCATAATGAGCAGTAATTTTATTGCCAAATATAGGACTAACATGCATCAAGCGATGAACCCAGTATTCCAGAAAACTACCAAAAATAAAAGCAAAGATGAAGCCGATAAACAATTGCATATAATTTAATCTGTTATTAGAGATAAACCTACTGAGTTTACTCCAAAAAACATTATTTACTAGGTAACGCCCTGAAATATATTACCCAAACTAAATCTAGC contains:
- a CDS encoding amidase encodes the protein MNIVFATASQLAQMIRDREVSSVEVVEAYLEQIKKHNGKINAIATLDTVRARTRAKEADEALARGENWGALHGVPVTVKDTFETAELLTTAGYKPLRNYIPAQDATVVARLRQAGVIILGKTNLAEMASDYQSTNKLFGRVNNPWNLNYTSGGSSGGSAAAIASGFSALDLGNDTSGSTRQPAHFCGVFALKPTDRRISTAGHIPEAPGMPKCIRQLMTVGSFARSIEDLSLCLSLTVGADPRQPDVPPVPLDRFTQKSWQNIRIVWSDSWEKMTVASEIKTTINLAVDKLKSVCADMERWTSPPFDLEEAFQVCNQLTALNFVYSQPVDFDDSKKVLPVMFREATQGEKQLRDLSNLSQFLPSLLNPSLKQYFELLTQRDRFIAEMDKALETWDVWLCPVAMTTAFTHRPQGAVIEIEGRKVPYFLANGGYTMLFNLTGHPVVVIPIGQTKNGLPIGIQIVGKRWQDVELLAIAKKINQIAGDFQHPSL
- a CDS encoding TetR/AcrR family transcriptional regulator, producing the protein MGRPTKENSLTRQDVIEAAIACIEKEGASALGVNRVARELGIKPPAIYKHLNGNAELKKVVALAIYKVYFAELSQKTASIKEPRACLKAGGFASRDFARSHPGLFQVMMQFQLQPNDPESAAVIQESQALFKTLFDSPNLSKTKLIDIMRIVNSTIVGFISLEQSGLLTLPRSTDDSFEVMLDALIEAIEYIRSC
- a CDS encoding type II toxin-antitoxin system HicB family antitoxin — encoded protein: MSIKYELIIYWSETDSAFIVEVPELPGCMAEGQTYVEAVTNAEIVIQEWIETAQELGRSIPIPKGRLLYA
- the mtnA gene encoding S-methyl-5-thioribose-1-phosphate isomerase → MNSSPNQIYPVVWQDDHVLLIDQTRLPEEYSHVAISRSSDMAQAIKTMIVRGAPAIGVAAAYGMYLGATEIETKDLQEFLAHLQQVGDLLKQTRPTAVNLFWAISRMLKTAHEEIGTVAEIKRTLLQTAQQIQIEDLATCQAIGDRGLSILPSSPSKLRILTHCNAGSLATAGYGTALGVIRSAWREERLERVYADETRPRLQGAKLTAWECVQEGIPVTVITDSMAAHCMQRNMIDLVVVGADRIAANGDAANKIGTYALAIAAKAHNVPFYVAAPFSTIDFDLADGSQIPIEERDAEEIAQIGDTAICVAGVEFYNPAFDVTPANLINAIITEKGAIQPSALIDYRNAVA
- a CDS encoding sterol desaturase family protein: MQLFIGFIFAFIFGSFLEYWVHRLMHVSPIFGNKITAHYGHHRSNTTKGFVGDFLDFSLVSLLVLPAFFISLSVGLIMISGTVAFAAFASYAHQIQHHNPHKCFWMKMPIHYIHHKNNQWDSNFGLAIDWWDIVFGTYKPVEWLSKEQSSMNK